Proteins from a single region of Synergistes jonesii:
- the hutI gene encoding imidazolonepropionase has translation MKKLYRNMRLFTAVDNGRALAGAEQGKISELKNASMLVSNGVVERVGAEDEVTKGICGRDISFEKDFGGACVIPGFVDPHTHICFAKRREDEFGMRLAGLPYLEILARGGGILSSVNAVKETDEEELFRRSERTVLAALSKGTTTIEIKSGYGLDTEAELKMLRVIERISKETPLTVAPTFMGAHAVPPEYKSDPDKFVDEILIKEMLPKVKAQGIARFCDVFCEEGVFSVEQSRRLLKAAAAMGFKLKIHADEVNDLGGAGLAAELHTTSAEHLLAASEEHLKAMGEAGTIAVLLPATAYSLKKPYANGRNIVDWNVPVAIATDCNPGSCFCESMPFVFGLAVMKMNMTVDEALTASTLNAAYAIGLADKVGSLQPGKQADFLVLDGETPVALAYHAGSTSVMEVYKLGEKVA, from the coding sequence ATGAAAAAGCTTTACAGAAACATGCGCCTCTTCACCGCCGTCGATAATGGCAGAGCTCTTGCGGGCGCCGAACAGGGAAAGATAAGCGAACTTAAGAACGCTTCTATGCTCGTTTCCAACGGCGTCGTCGAGCGCGTCGGCGCGGAGGACGAAGTGACGAAAGGGATATGCGGCCGCGACATCTCGTTCGAAAAGGATTTCGGCGGAGCCTGCGTGATACCCGGCTTCGTCGACCCACACACGCACATCTGTTTCGCGAAGCGCCGCGAAGACGAGTTCGGTATGCGCCTCGCAGGGCTCCCCTACTTGGAGATACTCGCGCGCGGCGGCGGCATTCTCTCTTCCGTGAACGCGGTGAAGGAAACGGACGAAGAGGAGCTTTTCAGGCGCAGCGAACGCACGGTGCTGGCGGCTCTTTCCAAGGGCACAACTACGATAGAGATAAAGAGCGGCTACGGGCTGGATACGGAGGCCGAGCTCAAAATGCTCCGCGTAATAGAGCGCATATCGAAAGAGACCCCGCTCACCGTCGCGCCCACCTTCATGGGCGCGCACGCCGTGCCGCCGGAATATAAATCGGATCCGGATAAGTTCGTCGACGAAATACTCATCAAAGAAATGCTCCCGAAGGTCAAGGCCCAGGGTATTGCGCGCTTCTGCGACGTCTTCTGCGAAGAGGGGGTCTTCTCCGTCGAACAGAGCCGCAGGCTGCTTAAAGCCGCGGCTGCTATGGGCTTCAAGCTGAAGATACACGCGGACGAGGTCAACGACCTCGGCGGCGCGGGGCTCGCGGCCGAGCTTCACACGACGTCGGCCGAACATCTGCTCGCAGCCTCAGAAGAGCACCTCAAAGCGATGGGCGAAGCCGGCACGATAGCGGTGCTGCTTCCGGCTACAGCTTACAGCCTTAAAAAGCCCTACGCGAACGGCAGGAACATCGTCGACTGGAACGTCCCCGTAGCTATAGCTACGGACTGCAACCCGGGCTCCTGCTTCTGCGAATCGATGCCATTCGTCTTCGGGCTCGCAGTGATGAAGATGAACATGACGGTTGACGAAGCCTTGACGGCGTCGACGCTCAACGCGGCCTACGCTATAGGCCTCGCCGACAAGGTCGGCAGCCTGCAGCCCGGCAAGCAGGCGGACTTCCTCGTCTTAGACGGAGAAACGCCCGTGGCTCTCGCCTACCACGCCGGCAGCACGTCGGTAATGGAAGTCTATAAACTCGGCGAAAAAGTGGCGTAA
- a CDS encoding DNA repair protein RecN, with translation MIEELEIRGVGGIIEASLSFGGDFIVITGESGAGKSSLVRAMEFISGRRAQAGDIHTHEENCEVRAVMTSAPIEGISEKYQPQEQTLIAKRSFSRGGRGRAVLQEQTVPLAVLARAMESNIVIQSQFAQLGLLEPQKQLELVDSCGGDNLKALSSELEKVFSDAIAAEKEIVALKKRRGESEKKFDGAPAVIRQLRTLELTPESEKEWELELSRIENAERERRLMSAAAEGMNDPENGILERLEKMARALRGRAESDGVRWEEAIEKALAGAQELSALISETRRAGGSEEDTEEAKERVEKKLGALRRIKRTLNIQSSSELIEYAKEAEAEIEWLKRSREELEGLEKKAQSLRRETSCLAMELRALRTSSAAELSRRVNEHLRGLAMEYALFSIEIEPLDRVRVDGAENVHFMLALPEQTPLPVGKNASGGELSRILIALQLSVGDEKLPGTLIFDEVEAGLGGKTALLAGYKLRSLSKRCRTILITHQATIAAMADQHFVVKRSGEETEIFEVAGEAREREIARMLSGDETSREALEHAKALLENNGEEPLV, from the coding sequence TTGATAGAGGAGCTTGAGATACGCGGCGTAGGCGGGATCATCGAAGCCTCGCTGTCGTTCGGAGGGGATTTCATCGTTATAACCGGCGAGAGCGGCGCGGGAAAAAGCAGCCTCGTGCGCGCGATGGAATTCATCTCCGGACGCCGCGCGCAGGCAGGCGATATCCACACGCACGAAGAAAACTGCGAAGTGCGCGCCGTGATGACCTCGGCCCCTATCGAAGGAATCTCTGAAAAATACCAGCCGCAGGAACAGACGCTGATAGCGAAGCGCAGCTTTTCGCGCGGCGGCAGAGGCCGGGCGGTGCTGCAGGAGCAGACGGTTCCACTCGCCGTGCTCGCGCGCGCTATGGAAAGCAACATAGTGATACAGAGCCAATTCGCGCAACTCGGCCTCCTTGAGCCGCAGAAGCAGCTCGAACTCGTAGATTCCTGCGGCGGAGATAACCTTAAGGCCCTCTCTTCAGAACTTGAAAAAGTATTTTCCGACGCTATCGCCGCGGAAAAAGAGATAGTCGCGCTTAAAAAGCGCCGCGGGGAAAGCGAAAAAAAATTCGACGGCGCACCGGCCGTCATAAGACAGCTCAGGACGCTCGAACTCACGCCGGAAAGCGAAAAAGAGTGGGAGCTCGAACTCAGCAGGATTGAAAACGCTGAAAGAGAGCGCCGTTTGATGAGCGCCGCAGCCGAGGGCATGAACGACCCGGAAAATGGGATCCTCGAACGTCTTGAAAAAATGGCGCGGGCCCTGCGCGGGCGCGCCGAGAGCGACGGCGTGCGATGGGAAGAGGCGATAGAGAAAGCCCTCGCCGGCGCGCAGGAGCTTTCGGCGCTGATAAGCGAGACGCGCCGCGCCGGAGGCTCCGAAGAAGATACGGAAGAGGCGAAGGAGCGCGTCGAGAAAAAGCTCGGCGCGCTGCGCAGAATCAAAAGGACTCTGAACATACAGAGCAGCTCCGAACTGATCGAATACGCGAAGGAAGCGGAGGCCGAAATCGAATGGCTGAAGAGGAGCCGCGAAGAGCTCGAAGGGCTGGAAAAAAAGGCTCAGTCGCTGCGCCGCGAAACCTCGTGCCTCGCGATGGAGCTGCGCGCGCTGCGCACAAGCTCTGCGGCGGAGCTTTCGCGCAGGGTGAACGAACATCTGCGAGGTCTGGCGATGGAATACGCTCTCTTCAGCATAGAGATCGAGCCTCTCGACAGGGTCAGGGTGGACGGCGCGGAAAACGTGCACTTCATGCTCGCCCTTCCGGAGCAGACGCCGCTGCCGGTGGGGAAGAACGCCTCCGGCGGAGAACTTTCGCGCATCCTGATAGCGCTACAACTTTCAGTCGGCGACGAAAAACTGCCCGGCACACTTATCTTCGACGAAGTTGAGGCCGGCCTCGGCGGAAAAACGGCGCTGCTCGCCGGTTACAAACTGCGCAGCCTTTCGAAGCGCTGCCGCACGATATTGATAACTCACCAGGCCACCATAGCGGCGATGGCCGATCAGCATTTCGTCGTAAAGAGGTCGGGGGAAGAGACCGAAATATTTGAAGTCGCCGGCGAGGCGCGTGAAAGGGAGATAGCGAGGATGCTCTCCGGCGACGAAACTTCGCGCGAGGCCCTCGAACATGCAAAAGCGCTGCTCGAAAACAACGGCGAGGAGCCGCTCGTATAG
- a CDS encoding NAD(+)/NADH kinase, giving the protein MENVEKNKVGLLFNTQKPEAIDMAWRLWRWGKSNNIKFLLPPHEASAIALPGVDDEKWREESSFAVILGGDGTFLRAARYTFGCAVPLYGINLGRLGFLAIGSPESAENDIEEIISGKYSVQLRRLLKGQVWRGNRLVHELYALNDLVISKGSLARVVDIEVRVGKEILSLFLADGLILSTPTGSTAYALSAGGPIVPPHVPCMIMAPICAHTLYARPVILSDTDNICVIPKGDARNLMLTQDGQLGYELLPGDELHVMLDNQTFVRTIQLTGRSYYDLLREKLRWGFNGIREAGD; this is encoded by the coding sequence ATGGAAAACGTCGAAAAAAATAAAGTAGGCCTGCTTTTCAACACACAGAAGCCCGAAGCGATCGACATGGCGTGGCGGCTTTGGCGTTGGGGAAAGAGCAACAATATAAAATTTCTTCTGCCCCCTCATGAAGCCTCGGCGATAGCGCTGCCGGGAGTCGACGACGAGAAATGGCGGGAGGAATCCTCTTTCGCGGTGATACTCGGCGGCGACGGGACCTTCCTGCGCGCAGCGCGCTATACCTTTGGCTGCGCCGTTCCTCTCTACGGCATCAACCTGGGGCGCCTCGGCTTCCTCGCGATAGGCAGCCCGGAATCCGCGGAGAACGACATAGAAGAGATAATTTCCGGAAAATATTCCGTCCAGCTTCGCCGCCTGCTCAAAGGGCAAGTGTGGCGCGGCAATAGGCTCGTCCACGAGCTATACGCGCTGAACGACTTGGTCATATCTAAGGGCAGTTTGGCGCGCGTCGTGGACATAGAGGTCAGAGTTGGGAAAGAAATCCTTTCGCTCTTCCTCGCCGACGGGCTGATACTTTCTACGCCGACGGGCTCGACGGCTTACGCTCTTTCGGCCGGAGGCCCGATCGTGCCGCCCCACGTCCCCTGCATGATAATGGCGCCTATATGTGCTCACACTCTTTACGCGAGGCCGGTTATTCTGAGCGATACGGACAACATCTGCGTGATACCTAAAGGAGACGCGAGAAACCTGATGCTCACGCAGGACGGACAGCTCGGCTACGAGCTTTTGCCCGGCGACGAACTCCACGTGATGCTCGACAACCAGACATTCGTGCGCACGATACAGCTGACGGGGCGCAGCTATTACGACCTGCTCCGCGAAAAGCTGCGCTGGGGCTTCAACGGCATAAGAGAGGCTGGCGACTGA
- a CDS encoding TlyA family RNA methyltransferase, producing the protein MTKEKPVRLDKFVSDRKMAASRAAARNYIEEGRVSVNGVVVTKPASMVRPDADVKIDAPEKEWVSRGAYKLLKAMESFAVDARGRRCVDIGASTGGFTEVLLERGAAHVYSVDVGYGQLAWKLRGDERVTALERTNARNLTIEMIEGEKADIIVSDASFISAKLLLPKMEELLKDDGAIVLLVKPQFEAGHERVGKGVVTDPALHITILNELADFIEQRTALSLEAADYSPIRGPEGNIEFLFFLKRRVNFSLKERPDFDKMVAEAHIKSRAHPK; encoded by the coding sequence ATGACGAAAGAAAAGCCCGTCCGCCTCGATAAGTTCGTAAGCGACAGGAAAATGGCCGCATCGCGGGCCGCCGCGCGGAATTATATCGAAGAGGGGCGCGTTTCGGTGAACGGCGTCGTCGTGACGAAGCCCGCCTCGATGGTCCGTCCGGACGCGGACGTCAAGATAGACGCGCCGGAAAAAGAATGGGTCAGCAGGGGCGCGTATAAGTTGCTGAAGGCGATGGAGAGCTTCGCCGTCGATGCGCGCGGCAGACGCTGCGTAGACATCGGAGCGTCGACCGGCGGCTTCACCGAAGTCCTGCTCGAGCGCGGAGCCGCCCATGTCTATTCCGTCGACGTAGGCTACGGGCAGCTCGCGTGGAAGCTCCGCGGCGACGAAAGAGTCACGGCGCTCGAACGCACGAACGCACGAAACCTGACTATCGAGATGATAGAGGGCGAAAAGGCCGACATAATCGTTTCGGACGCCTCTTTCATATCGGCGAAGCTGCTGCTGCCGAAGATGGAGGAGCTTCTAAAAGACGACGGTGCGATCGTGCTGCTCGTCAAGCCACAGTTCGAGGCGGGGCACGAAAGGGTCGGCAAGGGAGTAGTGACGGATCCCGCTCTTCATATTACGATTTTGAACGAGCTCGCCGATTTTATCGAACAGCGTACGGCGCTGTCGCTCGAGGCGGCGGATTACTCTCCGATACGCGGTCCCGAGGGGAATATAGAATTCCTCTTTTTCCTGAAACGGAGGGTGAATTTTTCGCTCAAGGAAAGGCCGGATTTTGATAAAATGGTCGCGGAGGCGCATATCAAAAGCCGCGCTCATCCTAAATAA
- the dxs gene encoding 1-deoxy-D-xylulose-5-phosphate synthase, which translates to MSLLKSVGDFRGLYGLGENELNALCAELREKILEVSLRNGGHLSSSLGAVELTVALLRVFNPDADKIIFDVGHQCYAYKILTKRMDAFETLRRKGGLAGFPRLNDSPYDFFTTGHSSTSISAAAGYAKARDLKGEDHEVVAVIGDGALLNGVSFEALNALDDLHTKVIIILNDNKMSISPRVGGMAQHLARLAVNPAYKKLKECIKAQCEGSEKGQNIKHALSGIKLKLKSLLLPTNIFEEMNISYWGPFDGHNIAEMEKVFRLARDYDESLLIHVMTKKGKGFAQTEKYPCFFHGVGPGTDIDAPEKLSPAPPSWSGVMADALRALAKEDPRVIVCTAAMKDGTKLGAFAKENPARFFDTGIAEEHTLVYAAGLAAAGLLPVVCIYSTFLQRGADQIVHDICLPKLPVLLGIDRAGLVGEDGETHQGILDVPWLRAVPNVTLAAPRDAVDLRFFLREWKKREIPMALRYPRGGAPLRLLSSSGERRPAPWGKLELLREGSGVCLVGVGSTVELMLESADEIEKSTGRRPTVVDLRFIKPLDCEGLDALLSSHPRIVTAEESALAGGVGEAIAAYAKGRGFAARVFSAGVPDRFIPHASRQEQWDECGLSPENILRLALS; encoded by the coding sequence ATGAGCCTTTTAAAGTCTGTCGGGGATTTCAGAGGCCTTTACGGGCTTGGAGAAAATGAATTGAATGCGCTCTGCGCCGAGCTCAGAGAGAAGATATTAGAAGTCTCACTGAGAAACGGCGGGCATTTGAGCTCGTCGCTCGGGGCTGTGGAGCTTACGGTAGCGCTTCTGCGCGTTTTCAATCCCGACGCCGACAAGATTATCTTCGACGTCGGGCATCAGTGCTACGCGTATAAAATTTTGACGAAGCGTATGGACGCCTTTGAAACGCTGCGCAGAAAGGGAGGGCTCGCCGGCTTTCCGCGGCTCAACGACAGCCCATACGACTTTTTCACGACGGGGCACAGCAGCACGTCGATATCCGCCGCGGCAGGCTATGCAAAGGCGCGCGATCTGAAGGGCGAGGACCACGAGGTCGTCGCCGTGATCGGCGACGGCGCCCTGCTGAACGGCGTCTCCTTCGAGGCCCTCAACGCGCTCGACGACCTGCATACGAAGGTCATAATCATCCTCAACGACAACAAGATGTCGATAAGCCCGCGCGTGGGAGGAATGGCGCAGCACCTTGCGAGACTCGCGGTCAACCCTGCGTACAAAAAACTCAAGGAGTGCATAAAGGCGCAGTGTGAAGGCAGCGAAAAGGGTCAGAACATCAAGCACGCGCTCTCCGGTATAAAGCTGAAATTAAAATCGCTGCTGCTCCCGACGAACATCTTCGAAGAGATGAACATCAGCTACTGGGGGCCCTTCGACGGACACAATATAGCGGAGATGGAAAAGGTCTTCCGGCTTGCGCGCGATTACGACGAATCTCTTTTGATACACGTTATGACGAAAAAGGGCAAGGGCTTCGCGCAGACGGAAAAATATCCCTGCTTCTTCCACGGCGTGGGGCCTGGGACGGATATCGACGCGCCGGAGAAGCTGAGCCCAGCGCCTCCGAGCTGGAGCGGCGTCATGGCCGACGCGCTGCGCGCCCTGGCGAAGGAAGATCCGCGCGTGATAGTCTGCACGGCCGCGATGAAAGACGGTACAAAGCTCGGTGCTTTCGCGAAAGAAAATCCGGCGCGCTTTTTCGACACAGGCATAGCGGAGGAGCATACTCTCGTCTACGCCGCGGGGCTCGCCGCAGCTGGGCTGCTGCCGGTCGTATGCATATATTCGACCTTTTTGCAACGAGGCGCGGATCAAATAGTGCATGATATATGCCTTCCAAAACTGCCTGTATTGCTGGGAATAGACCGCGCCGGACTTGTCGGCGAAGACGGGGAGACGCACCAAGGAATCCTTGACGTGCCGTGGCTGCGCGCCGTGCCGAACGTGACGCTCGCGGCCCCGCGCGACGCGGTAGATCTGAGATTTTTCCTGCGCGAATGGAAGAAGCGCGAAATACCGATGGCGCTGCGCTATCCGCGCGGCGGAGCTCCGCTCCGCCTTCTTTCGTCGTCCGGCGAAAGGAGGCCGGCTCCCTGGGGCAAGCTTGAACTCTTGAGAGAGGGAAGCGGCGTATGTCTCGTCGGAGTCGGAAGCACGGTGGAACTGATGCTCGAAAGCGCCGATGAAATAGAAAAAAGCACGGGGAGGCGCCCGACCGTCGTCGACCTGCGCTTTATAAAACCTCTCGACTGCGAAGGGCTCGACGCCCTCCTTTCCTCTCACCCGCGAATCGTCACGGCCGAAGAAAGCGCGCTCGCAGGCGGCGTCGGCGAGGCGATAGCGGCCTACGCCAAGGGGCGCGGATTTGCCGCGCGGGTATTCTCGGCCGGCGTGCCCGACCGCTTCATCCCGCACGCCTCAAGGCAGGAGCAGTGGGATGAATGCGGCCTTTCGCCGGAAAATATCCTGAGGCTCGCTCTTTCATGA
- a CDS encoding polyprenyl synthetase family protein — MNDRGIAIVKERLAAGASLIEKYIAETETIRARGVPPKLFEAMEYSLRAGGKRLRPILCLEAAAKCGVAEKSAMPMAIGLEMLHTATLIHDDLPCMDDDEMRRGKASNHALFGEALALLAGDALFVQALEFPMARLRDIPAQNVLNAMRAFAAAIGPAGVCGGQALDMFGCEGDDAAAVSRIAELKTGALIKAAVLTGASLGCTDERLLAKYAEYAEHLGSAFQIVDDILDSTATAEELGKTPGKDAEQGKLTHVSVYGVERAREMAARESAAAKDALAGLFAEDDFLMLLPEYLACRSH; from the coding sequence ATGAATGACAGAGGGATCGCGATTGTAAAGGAGAGGCTGGCCGCCGGCGCGTCGCTGATCGAAAAATACATCGCGGAAACGGAAACGATACGCGCGCGCGGCGTTCCGCCTAAGCTCTTTGAAGCGATGGAATACTCGCTGCGCGCCGGCGGCAAGAGGCTCCGCCCGATCTTGTGCCTTGAAGCCGCGGCGAAGTGCGGCGTAGCGGAGAAAAGCGCGATGCCTATGGCCATAGGTCTTGAGATGCTCCACACGGCGACATTGATACACGACGACCTGCCCTGCATGGACGACGACGAGATGAGGCGCGGCAAAGCGTCGAACCACGCTCTTTTCGGAGAGGCCCTCGCGCTGCTTGCGGGAGACGCGCTCTTCGTACAGGCCCTCGAATTTCCGATGGCCCGGCTCAGAGACATTCCGGCGCAGAATGTGCTCAACGCGATGAGGGCTTTCGCCGCGGCGATCGGCCCGGCCGGAGTGTGCGGAGGTCAGGCGCTCGACATGTTCGGCTGCGAAGGCGACGACGCGGCCGCGGTGAGCAGGATCGCGGAGCTGAAGACCGGCGCCCTCATAAAGGCCGCCGTGCTTACCGGAGCTTCCCTCGGCTGCACCGACGAAAGGCTCCTTGCAAAATACGCCGAATACGCTGAGCATCTCGGTTCCGCCTTTCAGATAGTAGATGATATACTTGACTCGACCGCGACAGCGGAGGAACTCGGCAAGACGCCGGGCAAGGACGCCGAGCAGGGCAAGCTGACGCATGTCAGCGTTTACGGCGTTGAACGCGCGCGCGAAATGGCGGCGCGGGAATCCGCCGCGGCTAAGGACGCGCTTGCGGGGCTCTTCGCGGAAGATGATTTTTTAATGCTTCTGCCCGAGTATTTGGCGTGCAGGAGCCATTAA
- the xseB gene encoding exodeoxyribonuclease VII small subunit has protein sequence MNFAEKMAELEKILKEMEGDALPLDSALSEYERGVKLIRECRSYLAEAQQKITMLSQEEENDVGKGSADE, from the coding sequence ATGAATTTTGCCGAGAAGATGGCGGAGCTTGAAAAAATATTAAAGGAAATGGAGGGCGACGCGCTGCCGCTCGACAGCGCGCTCAGCGAATACGAGCGCGGCGTCAAACTCATTCGCGAGTGCCGCTCCTACCTTGCGGAGGCTCAGCAGAAGATAACGATGCTTTCGCAGGAAGAGGAAAACGACGTGGGGAAGGGCTCTGCTGATGAATGA
- the rpmB gene encoding 50S ribosomal protein L28: MSKYCDCCGRGPVTGNAVSHSNRHTRRRWLINIQSVKVDVGGGETRRLHICTKCLRSGKVQRAV; encoded by the coding sequence ATGTCAAAGTACTGTGACTGCTGCGGACGCGGCCCCGTAACAGGGAACGCCGTCAGCCATTCCAACCGCCATACGAGACGCCGCTGGCTCATCAACATTCAGAGCGTCAAGGTAGACGTAGGCGGAGGAGAAACGCGCAGACTTCATATCTGCACCAAGTGCCTTCGTTCCGGAAAAGTACAGAGAGCCGTTTAG
- a CDS encoding DNA translocase FtsK, translating to MEEQLPKRRKKTQKAERAKRGQRIADIKERAARGLAQLAAALKIAAVLLLLFTVFVIASLYTSWTGNFGAKIAALLLTKVGGAVIIPLLFLLYALSSSLLSRGRENFYRHLCSSTAIFLLLSLLFGLNFLTADEGEARLCWNSAGSFGALFSLLIYRTTGVVGTFIIGALLLYLILFAYNIHILSYIKLPKLPLLKLPEFKLALPRLRKGDAPSYSDADIADGAEAEEAESAENENEEDAGAEAPYGKEAPNISEFEEGDYFAYGEEKPEGFCERGSEGYDNYRHEEGRPRARYRITKVPDSSGTEYKFTREPGEEAEADVYAAWGGKPKPEASVFERRAAACGAAETLEGMPPAGRAEEGFDDLEIDYNDLESVRRAEESEAAREGASNTPAVVQDPSFNYGDEGGRRIRQGIFPPPIEIFGPAESRDGEMDEERAAPLGGKIVSTLAQFGIESHLAEILVGPTVIQFRIQLAPGVKVSKVAALSNDIALSMAVSSLRIEAPIPGKPYVGIEIPNPKRRGIPLRTVVEADAFAETKLSLPLPFGVAVNGDPVVVGLEELPHLLVAGTTGSGKSVFINSCIVGLCSKRTPEELRMILVDPKRVEMAVYDRLPHLLTPPVTDPKKAVQALAWLIREMEKRYTTFAKLRVRNLEGYNERVLPKDRIYHIVIVVDELADLMMTAPKEVEEYICRLAQMARATGIHLMLATQRPSVNIITGLIKANIPARVAFTLPSNADSRTIIDCAGAEKLLGKGDMLFSSTKHPKPLRVQSPWIADQILADWLAYMTNTFGEPEFIKIEDQGNGASGGNGGDYDDELLQEALETVMSTGIASASGLQRRLRVGFSRASRLIDMMEQLGIVGAADGARPREILVDEETAKELLEDAESGGSDE from the coding sequence ATGGAAGAACAGCTGCCGAAAAGAAGGAAAAAGACGCAGAAGGCGGAGAGGGCAAAACGCGGACAGCGCATCGCGGATATAAAAGAGCGCGCGGCGAGGGGCTTGGCTCAGCTGGCAGCGGCGCTTAAAATCGCCGCCGTCCTGTTGTTGCTCTTCACTGTCTTTGTTATCGCCTCCCTCTACACCTCATGGACCGGAAATTTCGGCGCGAAAATCGCGGCGCTCCTTCTTACGAAGGTCGGCGGAGCCGTAATAATTCCGCTGTTATTCCTGCTCTACGCGCTCTCCTCCTCGCTGCTTTCAAGAGGCAGGGAAAATTTTTACAGACATCTTTGTTCTTCGACCGCTATTTTCCTGCTCCTTTCGTTGCTATTCGGCCTTAACTTTCTTACGGCGGACGAAGGGGAGGCGCGCCTCTGCTGGAATTCGGCCGGCAGCTTCGGAGCCTTGTTCAGCCTGCTGATTTACAGGACGACCGGGGTAGTGGGCACGTTTATAATCGGCGCCCTTTTGCTCTATTTGATACTTTTTGCATATAATATTCATATTTTATCATATATAAAACTGCCCAAACTGCCTTTGCTAAAGCTGCCCGAGTTCAAGCTCGCCCTGCCGCGCTTACGAAAAGGGGATGCTCCTTCCTATAGCGACGCCGATATCGCCGACGGCGCCGAAGCTGAGGAGGCTGAGTCCGCCGAAAATGAAAATGAAGAGGATGCCGGCGCTGAAGCGCCCTACGGAAAAGAGGCGCCGAACATCTCCGAGTTCGAGGAAGGCGACTACTTCGCTTACGGCGAGGAAAAGCCTGAGGGCTTCTGTGAGCGGGGAAGCGAAGGATACGATAATTATCGTCACGAAGAGGGAAGGCCGCGCGCCAGATACAGGATAACGAAGGTGCCGGACTCTTCCGGAACGGAATACAAGTTTACGAGAGAGCCCGGCGAAGAAGCTGAAGCAGACGTTTATGCCGCTTGGGGCGGAAAGCCGAAGCCTGAAGCGTCCGTCTTTGAAAGGAGGGCGGCAGCGTGCGGAGCGGCAGAGACATTGGAGGGTATGCCGCCCGCGGGACGTGCCGAAGAGGGCTTCGACGATCTGGAAATAGATTACAACGATCTCGAGAGCGTAAGGCGCGCCGAGGAAAGCGAAGCCGCGCGCGAAGGAGCATCGAACACGCCCGCCGTCGTGCAAGACCCCAGCTTCAACTACGGCGACGAAGGCGGAAGGCGTATAAGACAGGGAATATTCCCGCCGCCGATCGAAATATTCGGCCCCGCCGAATCGCGGGACGGCGAGATGGACGAGGAGCGGGCTGCGCCGCTCGGCGGCAAGATAGTGTCGACGCTCGCTCAGTTCGGCATAGAGTCGCATCTTGCGGAGATTCTCGTCGGTCCGACGGTCATACAGTTCAGGATACAACTCGCCCCCGGAGTTAAGGTCAGCAAGGTCGCCGCGCTTTCGAACGATATAGCGCTTTCGATGGCCGTTTCGAGCCTGCGCATCGAAGCGCCGATTCCCGGCAAGCCTTATGTGGGAATCGAGATACCGAACCCGAAGCGCCGCGGCATCCCGCTGCGCACCGTCGTCGAAGCCGACGCCTTCGCCGAAACGAAACTCTCCCTCCCTCTGCCCTTCGGCGTCGCGGTGAACGGCGATCCCGTAGTAGTGGGACTCGAAGAGCTGCCGCACCTCCTCGTTGCGGGGACGACGGGCTCCGGTAAAAGCGTTTTCATCAACTCTTGCATAGTCGGCCTCTGTTCTAAGCGCACGCCGGAGGAGCTGCGCATGATACTCGTGGACCCGAAGCGCGTCGAAATGGCCGTCTATGACAGACTGCCGCACCTTCTGACGCCGCCTGTCACGGATCCGAAGAAGGCCGTGCAGGCCCTCGCGTGGCTGATACGTGAAATGGAGAAGCGCTACACCACCTTCGCGAAGCTGCGCGTGCGCAATCTCGAAGGCTATAATGAAAGGGTGCTTCCGAAGGATCGCATCTACCATATAGTGATCGTCGTCGACGAGCTCGCCGACCTGATGATGACGGCGCCGAAGGAAGTCGAGGAATATATTTGCCGCCTCGCCCAGATGGCGCGCGCCACTGGCATTCACCTGATGCTGGCGACCCAAAGGCCCTCCGTCAACATAATCACAGGGCTCATCAAAGCGAACATTCCAGCGCGCGTCGCCTTCACTCTGCCTAGCAACGCGGACTCCCGCACCATCATCGACTGCGCCGGCGCGGAAAAACTTTTAGGCAAGGGGGACATGCTCTTCTCGTCTACTAAGCATCCGAAGCCGCTGCGCGTGCAGTCTCCGTGGATCGCGGACCAGATACTTGCCGACTGGCTGGCGTACATGACGAATACTTTCGGCGAGCCGGAATTTATAAAGATCGAAGATCAGGGGAACGGAGCCTCCGGAGGAAACGGCGGGGACTACGACGACGAGCTTCTCCAAGAGGCGCTGGAGACGGTCATGTCGACCGGCATAGCGTCGGCGAGCGGCCTGCAGCGCCGACTGCGCGTAGGTTTCTCGCGCGCGTCGCGGCTGATAGATATGATGGAGCAGCTCGGTATAGTGGGGGCGGCGGACGGAGCGCGCCCGCGCGAAATATTAGTGGACGAGGAGACTGCGAAAGAGCTTTTGGAAGATGCTGAAAGCGGCGGAAGCGATGAGTAA